The following is a genomic window from Lysinibacillus sp. JNUCC-52.
TGCATTGGTTGCCAGCTCTCTTTTGTAACAGTAGCTGGGGCTAAAGGCTCCTCGTCGGGCAATATGCTAGATTCCTGAACAGTTTGCGCATCATAAAGCTTTTCAACGATAGCATTCATTTTTTCGACGTCCAGCTTCGGGGTAGGCTTCCATATATTTAACTGTTCTGTTGCGGGTTTCGGAATTTTTTCTTTCTTTTCCATTAGAGGTACACGCATCACTTCTCGAATTTTGCCACGAATCGTTTCTTCGATTAATTTTAGTAGCTCTGGTTCTTTACTTAAACGGATTTGATGTTTCGCTGGATGGACATTTACGTCTGTTAAATAAGGATCGCCTTCAATATAAAGTGCTACAATTGGAAAACGTTCAATGGGTAAATACGTATGATACGCATCGATAATTGCCTTTTGCACCAAATAATGCTTCACCCAACGACCATTGACAAACAGCGACATATAATTTTTAGAAGCACGTGTCACCTCTGGTAAAGATACAAAGCCCGACACCTTATAGTCATGGGATTCCCCTTGAAACGGCACCATTTTTTTCGCATTATGCACGCCATAAATTGCGGCCAGTACTTGCTGTACATCGCCTCGTCCATTTGTCTGTAATAACTGCTGACCATTATGTAGCAATCGAAACGCAATTTGGGGATTACCAAGCGCTAGACGGTTCATAAGATCAATTGTATGTCCAAGCTCTGTTTGTATCGTTTTCATATATTTTAAACGTGCAGGTGTATTGAAAAATAGCTGTGCCACTGTAATATCTGTTCCTTTACGTAAAGGCCCAGGCTTTTGCATTTTTACATGGCCTCCCTCTAATTCCACATACGTCCCTGATTCACCAGTTGAAGTTATCATCGTCATTTTAGATACCGATGCAATGGATGCTAATGCCTCCCCACGAAATCCTAATGTACGAATACGAAATAAATCATGCTCCTGATGAATCTTACTTGTTGCATGGCGTGAGAAAGAGATCAGTGCGTCTTCCTCATCCATCCCACTACCATTATCAATTACTTGAATTGAAGTGAGGCCCGCTTCTAGTAAAAAGACATCAATGGACGTACTACCAGCATCAATCGCATTTTCGACTAATTCTTTCACTACAGACGCTGGTCGTTCTACTACTTCCCCCGCGGCAATTCTATTGGATAGCCACGCGTCCATAATTTGAATTTTCCCCATGGCGCTTCACTCCTTTATTTTTTAGCGTTAACTAATTGCTGTTGTAATTCATATAAAATATTAATAGCCTGCATTGGTGAAGTGCCTAAAATATTCACCTTCTCCAAGCTTTTTAACACATCTGTCTCAGCTGAAGGCAACGCCGCTTCTTCTGTAAAGAGCGACATTTGTACTGGTTGCTCCACGACATGTTGAGAAACAGGCACTTCATTACCCGCCTCAAAGTTTTCGAGCAATATACGAGCTCTCTCTAAAATTTCCTCAGGTAATTGGGCTAGCTGCGCAACATGAATACCATACGATTTATCTGCCGCTCCCTTTTTCACCTTGTGTAAAAAGACGACTGTGCCATTTTTTTCAGTGGCAGATACATGCACATTTTGTAAGCGTGGCAGCTCTTTTTCCAATGCTGTCAATTCATGATAATGAGTTGAGAAAAGTGTATTTGCGCCTATTTTGTCATGAATATATTCCATCATAGATTGTGCAAGACTCATCCCATCATAGGTAGATGTTCCACGACCAATTTCATCAAACAGCATTAAGCTATTTTTAGTAGCATGCATAATCGCATGCTGTGATTCTAGCATTTCCACCATAAACGTGGATTGACCTGCCGCTAAATCATCTGCTGCACCAATTCGTGTAAAAATTTGATCCGTAATTGGTAATCTTGCCTTTTCCGCAGGCACATAGCATCCCATTTGTGCCATTACTACTATTAAGGCAACTTGGCGCATATACGTACTTTTACCGGACATATTGGGCCCTGTAATAAGCATCATATTGTGTTTTTCCTCAAGCACACAATCATTTGGTACATACATTTGCTTATTGAGCATTTTCTCCACAACTGGGTGACGTCCTTCAATAATTTCAAGCGCACGTCCCTCATGAAACTCTGGCTTCGTAAAACGATATTTTTCAGAAACGCTTGCAAAGCTAAGCAATACATCTAACTCACTAATACTTGCTGCTAATGCTTGTACACGTGGAATAAATGATTTTAATTGTTCACGTATTTCAACGAATAACTTGTACTCCAATGCCAAGCTTTCTTCTTCAGCATTCAAAATAAGCGACTCTTTCTCTTTCAGTTCTTGCGTTATATATCGTTCTGCATTTGCGAGCGTTTGCTTCCGTTCATAGCGTGTTAAATCTGCTAAATGAATATTAGATTTTGTAATTTCTATATAATAGCCAAAAATACGGTTATAACCTATTTTTAAGTTTTTAATACCCGTTTTCGTACGTTCTGCTTGTTCTAATTGGGCAATCCAGTCCTTGCCATTGCGTGACGCATAGCGTAGTTCATCTAATCGTTCATGATAGCCATCTCGGATAACATCACCTTCTTTAATCGTGATTGGTGGGTTATCTGTAATAGCACTTGCCAATAATGTCTCAACGTCAGCACATGTATCGAGTGCTGCACCTAACTTGTACAATGTTTCTTTATTTGCTCCAAGTAACTGCTGTTGGATAACGGGAACTTGTCGCAATGAATCACGAAGCTGCGCTAAATCACGCCCGCCTACATTACCAAATGCCACACGGCCAGCTAAACGTTCTAAATCATATACTTGTTTTAGCGAATTTTGTAATTCTGATCTTACAAAATATTCTTCTAACAAATCACTAACCATTGCAAGTCTATCTTCAATAGCTGCGCGTGATGCTAACGGTTGATGGAGCCACTGCTTCAGCTTACGTCCACCCATCGCTGTAACGGTGTCATCTAATAGCCATAACAATGTACCTTTTTGGTCGCCGCCACGAATTGATTGGATAAGTTCTAAATTACGCTTGGAGCTCGAATCGATACGTAAATAGTTTTTCATTTCATTGAAGGTAAACGCTTGGATATGAGAAAGTGAACGCATTTGTGTCTTATCAATATAATGAAGTAAACGAAGGCAAGCTACCTGTATAGTCACTGGCACCGCTTCTAAATAATTCTCCGCTTTGTCCATTGCCATTTCATCTTCTTCAACAGATAGAACAATACCAACATTCATTGCATGTTCTGCTAATAAAAGCTGTAAACTTTCTGTCACGATTAATTCACGAATACCATAAGCTTGCATCTGCATCAGTA
Proteins encoded in this region:
- the mutS gene encoding DNA mismatch repair protein MutS — protein: MTTYTPMMQQYLQVKEDYKDAFLFFRLGDFYEMFFEDAVNASQILEITLTSRDAGAKERIPMCGVPHHSAKNYIETLVQKGYKVAICEQTEDPKQAKGVVKREVVQLITPGTIMEGKALDGKTNHFIGAAEQLDAMTFGYAYLDLSTGEAIASTIEGDGKALLMQMQAYGIRELIVTESLQLLLAEHAMNVGIVLSVEEDEMAMDKAENYLEAVPVTIQVACLRLLHYIDKTQMRSLSHIQAFTFNEMKNYLRIDSSSKRNLELIQSIRGGDQKGTLLWLLDDTVTAMGGRKLKQWLHQPLASRAAIEDRLAMVSDLLEEYFVRSELQNSLKQVYDLERLAGRVAFGNVGGRDLAQLRDSLRQVPVIQQQLLGANKETLYKLGAALDTCADVETLLASAITDNPPITIKEGDVIRDGYHERLDELRYASRNGKDWIAQLEQAERTKTGIKNLKIGYNRIFGYYIEITKSNIHLADLTRYERKQTLANAERYITQELKEKESLILNAEEESLALEYKLFVEIREQLKSFIPRVQALAASISELDVLLSFASVSEKYRFTKPEFHEGRALEIIEGRHPVVEKMLNKQMYVPNDCVLEEKHNMMLITGPNMSGKSTYMRQVALIVVMAQMGCYVPAEKARLPITDQIFTRIGAADDLAAGQSTFMVEMLESQHAIMHATKNSLMLFDEIGRGTSTYDGMSLAQSMMEYIHDKIGANTLFSTHYHELTALEKELPRLQNVHVSATEKNGTVVFLHKVKKGAADKSYGIHVAQLAQLPEEILERARILLENFEAGNEVPVSQHVVEQPVQMSLFTEEAALPSAETDVLKSLEKVNILGTSPMQAINILYELQQQLVNAKK
- the mutL gene encoding DNA mismatch repair endonuclease MutL; this translates as MGKIQIMDAWLSNRIAAGEVVERPASVVKELVENAIDAGSTSIDVFLLEAGLTSIQVIDNGSGMDEEDALISFSRHATSKIHQEHDLFRIRTLGFRGEALASIASVSKMTMITSTGESGTYVELEGGHVKMQKPGPLRKGTDITVAQLFFNTPARLKYMKTIQTELGHTIDLMNRLALGNPQIAFRLLHNGQQLLQTNGRGDVQQVLAAIYGVHNAKKMVPFQGESHDYKVSGFVSLPEVTRASKNYMSLFVNGRWVKHYLVQKAIIDAYHTYLPIERFPIVALYIEGDPYLTDVNVHPAKHQIRLSKEPELLKLIEETIRGKIREVMRVPLMEKKEKIPKPATEQLNIWKPTPKLDVEKMNAIVEKLYDAQTVQESSILPDEEPLAPATVTKESWQPMQQLETNQVEVEAPIAHSEILNEEPHIEETQIEEPKKEPFPALEVVGQIHGTYIVAQMEDGFYLIDQHAAQERIKYEFFREKVGQVNPNERQTLLLPLTFHYAADEALILRENKQQLEAVGVFLEDFGQSSFVIREHPSWFPNGEEQDIIEDLIEQVLTTKKADVKKMREAAAIMMSCKKSIKANHYLTKEQMVALLDDLREADNPFTCPHGRPVLIHFTTYEVEKMFKRVM